Sequence from the Fusarium oxysporum Fo47 chromosome VI, complete sequence genome:
TAGGGACCAATGGATAGATGGATTTGAGATTCTGACTATCAATCTGAACACCAAGTATAAACACACAATGTCCTGCATTGTTGGTACCGGTATCAAACCTCAGTTTCCTTGATGATACGCCCCTCAGAGTCATCAGCGTACGCATCAACCTTGGTATCAGCAAACTTCCTAGCTGCAGTCTTGTTGGCGAAAAGAATGTCAATCTCCTCGAACGTCCGCCCCTTTACGATGTTAGCACTCCGTTAGCCAGAGATGACGGGAAAGACATACCTTTGTTTCGGGAAGGCGGAAGTAGGCCCAAGTGAAGGTCAACAGAGAAAGTCCAGCCTAAATGATGTcagagaggaagagaacgTGAGTATTTCGAGACTCACCCAGAAGTAGCCGACTTTGCCCTTCCAGTTGCCCTCAGTAGGATTGATCATGTAAGGACCATAAGTGCCGTTGAGAATCTGCGAGATGTAGTAGGCAATGCGAGCAAGACAGATACTCTTACTGCGAACACTGACAGCTGGTATCTCACCAATGATGGCATAGCAAACAGGTCCGATGGTAGCGTAGAACACAATCTCCCAAATTAGAACAACGCTAGCCTGGCCAAAACTGACAGCTTGAGTCTGGGGAACGCTGGCGAGAATACCGATGATAAGCATAAGGACTGTGCAGATGCCACAGGCCCAGACATATAAGGCTCGTCTGCCGATGCGGTAGATGAGAAACCAGGAGATGATGACGCCCACGGAAGCAAGGCCGAGTGCCCCCGTTGCGAACTTGAAGGAGTTGCTTGGGTCGACGCCTGCTTGGACGAAGAAGTAGGTAGGTGTACCACCGATGCCAACGCCAGTTGTATTCTGCGCGACGAATACAAGGCAAACAATCTCAGTGCGCCGAAGATTGATGCCCTTGAAGCAATCGAGGTAGCTAGAGCCCTTGGTATGTTCACTCTCGATCTTGTTGGTGTGAACAATCATGGCAAGCTGCTTGTCCAAATCCTCATCAGTCTTGCTGCTCTTTGCCGAGATACGCCTCAGAACGCCCTTCGCTTCATCGAGGCGATTCTTCTTGGCGAGCCAATACGGCGATTCAGGCGTGAACCAGAGAACGATAATGAGAGGAATAGGCCAAATCCACTGTATAGCGAAGGGCAGACGGTATGCCCATTGTGTTGAGTTCTCGGAAAAGCTGAATAAGACGCCGGCGGCGAGGAGTTGGCCGAGAGCCCAGCAGAGACAAACGTAATTGGCGAGATAGCCCCGAAGAGCCATAGGACAAATCTCTGAAGCGTAAGCAGGAGCCATCGTTGCGAAAACACCCCAAGGTAAACCGCAGAGGATAGATCCAGCAAGAAGCATAGGAAGATCATGCGCAAAGAAAGTAATGAAAATAAATCCCGTAACAGCAACAAGAGACGCCACAAGGGTACGACGATATCCGAACCGCTCCGTAAGCCACCCATTAGCAAAAGCCCCAATGATAGTCCCGACTGCAGTTCCATTCCCAAGGCCAGCCTGCCACGGTCCGGAAATCTGATAGCCGAGTTTATCGCCGTACCAATCACCATACGCTTTCTGAAAAGCCGGTTGGGCCATGAGATTGCCGATGAGGACAATGTCATAGCCTTCCATAATGATGGACGATGATAGGAGGAATGACCATGCTATGGCGCCCGGGTAAGCCTTTATAGCTTGCCAGAGGGACATGTTGCGGTCGATGGAGGCGCCTTGTTCGCCTTGGACGTGGCTCCATTCTTTTTGAGAGGTGACATCTTGTTCGATGTGGTCGATGCTTTGTTTCTCGTGGAGAGACATTGCAGtaatgatggtgatggtgatggagggAATTGAAGGATCGTCGGGTGTTTAAGTATTGGATTCTTCACATTGTGCCAAGATCGTCACCCCATGGGGAAGGGGAAGGAGATTAGGTTTGATGATCTTGCGGGGAATTGACAGTACTTTGCGGTCCAATTGGAGGCTATCTCCCACCGGAGAAGAGACGGAGGGGTAGGTCACTAATCGCAACATCACGAGTCAAGACGCTCCAGCGAAAGGAAAATGACTTTTGAATGGGGACTAGCATTCCAAGGCTTTAGCTGATGGATCACAATAATTGGCGTTTCTCTCAAAATCGTATGAGAATAACTCTAAATTTTCTGTATCGCTGAGTCGCGACAATTTTCGCATCCCACCGGAGTTCCCATTAAAGGCTTAGTCTCAGTTGCTCCATGGGTATATACCTCAGCGCTCAACACTTCGACTCACACGAGCAAGCAAACACGCAGAGAATATCGGCAAAATGCCGGAAGAGTACATGTCCATGCTGAAAAGCCTGCCATCAGAGGT
This genomic interval carries:
- a CDS encoding general substrate transporter, encoding MSLHEKQSIDHIEQDVTSQKEWSHVQGEQGASIDRNMSLWQAIKAYPGAIAWSFLLSSSIIMEGYDIVLIGNLMAQPAFQKAYGDWYGDKLGYQISGPWQAGLGNGTAVGTIIGAFANGWLTERFGYRRTLVASLVAVTGFIFITFFAHDLPMLLAGSILCGLPWGVFATMAPAYASEICPMALRGYLANYVCLCWALGQLLAAGVLFSFSENSTQWAYRLPFAIQWIWPIPLIIVLWFTPESPYWLAKKNRLDEAKGVLRRISAKSSKTDEDLDKQLAMIVHTNKIESEHTKGSSYLDCFKGINLRRTEIVCLVFVAQNTTGVGIGGTPTYFFVQAGVDPSNSFKFATGALGLASVGVIISWFLIYRIGRRALYVWACGICTVLMLIIGILASVPQTQAVSFGQASVVLIWEIVFYATIGPVCYAIIGEIPAVSVRSKSICLARIAYYISQILNGTYGPYMINPTEGNWKGKVGYFWAGLSLLTFTWAYFRLPETKGRTFEEIDILFANKTAARKFADTKVDAYADDSEGRIIKETEV